Proteins from a single region of Aureibacter tunicatorum:
- a CDS encoding DUF5103 domain-containing protein → MRKQLFLTIISLISLLPSALSQSISEGEVLKDINYDEYLKTIQLYPYSGDLRSTLFSPVISLSSNNPLVLEFDEVEADVQTYRARIIHCNADWTKSRLMPMDYLYDFNEFDIDEYEYSFNTKIDYIHYTFKVPKVKKSGNYILAVYRESQELVFTRRFMVTEDRVSVQANVIHPNSPSRRFKDQRLMIEVLHPNLHITQPNQQIKMVVVKNQDWFTAKTELKPTRNRIDEAKLIYDHIDGSNEFNGGNEYRFFDLRTISFPSQNIGSIKKGDDYNSAFVFIDKIRDDRSYTMMDDFNGGFYIANREVEAGLISSDYVNTTFSLRSNKLPAGHHVYVRGKFTNWNLLDEFKMRYDKNLKGYTCTAFIKQGFYNYEYFVQGPNMEPSHFEGNFFETENEYEIFIYFWDQTQLIDKLVGYSQIISNKRAR, encoded by the coding sequence ATGAGAAAACAATTATTCCTGACTATCATCAGCCTAATATCACTTCTTCCTTCAGCCTTGAGCCAATCAATATCTGAAGGCGAAGTGCTCAAGGACATAAATTATGATGAATATTTAAAAACTATTCAACTATACCCCTATTCTGGAGATTTAAGAAGCACATTATTTTCTCCAGTAATATCTCTTTCAAGCAACAATCCGCTTGTCTTGGAATTTGACGAAGTGGAAGCGGATGTGCAGACCTATAGAGCTAGAATAATCCATTGCAATGCGGACTGGACTAAATCAAGGCTAATGCCCATGGATTATCTTTACGACTTTAATGAATTTGACATCGATGAATACGAATACTCATTCAACACAAAAATCGACTATATTCATTACACATTCAAAGTTCCAAAAGTAAAGAAATCCGGGAACTATATATTAGCAGTATATCGAGAAAGCCAAGAACTTGTGTTCACTAGAAGGTTCATGGTTACCGAGGACAGAGTTAGCGTTCAAGCGAATGTGATCCACCCTAATTCTCCATCCAGACGATTCAAAGATCAAAGACTGATGATCGAGGTTCTGCATCCAAATCTTCATATCACGCAACCCAATCAACAAATAAAGATGGTTGTCGTGAAAAATCAAGATTGGTTTACAGCGAAAACAGAGTTAAAGCCAACCCGCAACAGAATCGACGAAGCTAAACTTATTTACGACCATATTGACGGATCTAACGAATTCAATGGTGGAAATGAATACAGATTCTTTGATTTGAGAACTATTTCATTCCCTAGTCAAAATATTGGTTCAATAAAGAAAGGTGACGACTATAATAGCGCCTTTGTTTTTATCGACAAAATCAGGGATGATCGTAGTTACACTATGATGGATGATTTCAATGGAGGATTTTACATTGCGAATCGAGAAGTAGAAGCAGGTTTAATTTCAAGCGATTATGTCAACACAACCTTCAGCTTAAGGTCGAATAAGCTACCAGCCGGCCATCATGTTTACGTGAGAGGAAAATTCACGAACTGGAACTTATTGGATGAGTTTAAAATGAGATACGATAAAAACCTTAAAGGATACACCTGCACAGCCTTCATAAAACAAGGTTTTTACAACTATGAATATTTTGTTCAAGGCCCCAATATGGAGCCATCTCATTTCGAAGGCAATTTCTTCGAAACCGAAAACGAGTACGAAATATTTATCTACTTCTGGGATCAAACCCAACTTATAGACAAGCTTGTTGGATACTCACAAATAATCAGCAATAAAAGAGCCCGATAA
- a CDS encoding ABC-F family ATP-binding cassette domain-containing protein, with product MLSINNISFYIGSRAIYKDASLHIKPKDKLGLVGRNGTGKSTLLKLIVGEYQLDEGIISKSKDCSIGFLNQDLLSFKSQESILKVAMEAFKDTFDLQKQIDKVLAEMESNYSDQLVDKLSKLQERFEEQGGYSLQAKAEEILEGIGFSTFELNMPLENFSGGWRMRVMLAKLLLEKPSLLLLDEPTNHLDLPSIEWLENYIKNYEGAVVVISHDQAFLNNVTNKTVEVAQGKLNLFSGNYDFYIQEREIRREVQQNAFENQQSKIKQTEKFIEKFRAKATKARQVQSKIKGLEKMDMIEEVESDQGSVSFDFSFNQESGRYISTLKDLSKRYGEKLIFESTDEIIEKGDKIALIGANGKGKSTLLRMIAKTEDPDSGTSELGYNVNLGFYAQHQLESLSLENEILDELKQAGTGKTEQELRGVLGCFLFTGDDIYKKIKILSGGEKSRVALAKTLIGEANFLMLDEPTNHLDIQSINVLIQALQQYKGSYIVISHNRDFIEQVANKIWYIEDHKVKSYPGTFHEYQYWRNKKLEEEKSDLAPSEPKEKKSSEKNNYKNSNKNASKNALRKLQRELEAIEEEIHSTEEKIESIENDLGDPSIYDNSEKIATLNEDYTNEKNKLDKLNDQWENIALEIESIEQDID from the coding sequence ATGCTTTCAATCAACAACATATCTTTCTACATAGGATCCAGAGCTATCTACAAGGACGCTTCCCTCCATATCAAACCCAAAGACAAACTAGGATTAGTCGGTAGAAATGGAACAGGCAAATCAACGCTTCTCAAGCTGATAGTCGGTGAATATCAACTAGATGAAGGCATAATTAGCAAAAGCAAAGACTGCTCCATTGGCTTTCTAAACCAAGATCTATTATCATTCAAAAGCCAAGAAAGCATACTCAAGGTAGCAATGGAAGCCTTCAAAGACACTTTTGATTTACAAAAACAAATAGACAAAGTTCTTGCCGAAATGGAAAGCAACTACTCTGATCAACTTGTCGACAAGCTAAGCAAACTCCAAGAAAGGTTTGAAGAACAAGGCGGATATAGCCTTCAGGCTAAAGCAGAGGAAATATTAGAGGGTATTGGGTTCAGTACTTTTGAATTAAATATGCCTTTGGAAAATTTTTCAGGAGGCTGGAGAATGAGAGTCATGCTAGCCAAACTTCTTTTGGAAAAGCCTTCTTTACTACTTCTCGATGAACCAACCAACCACCTTGACCTCCCATCCATAGAATGGCTGGAGAATTATATCAAAAATTATGAAGGAGCTGTAGTTGTCATATCACATGATCAGGCATTTCTTAATAATGTCACTAATAAAACTGTTGAAGTAGCTCAAGGCAAATTAAATTTATTCTCTGGAAACTATGACTTCTATATCCAAGAAAGGGAAATTAGAAGAGAGGTTCAACAAAACGCATTCGAGAATCAACAATCAAAAATAAAACAAACAGAAAAATTCATCGAAAAATTCAGAGCCAAAGCCACTAAAGCAAGGCAGGTTCAATCTAAGATCAAAGGACTCGAGAAAATGGACATGATCGAAGAAGTCGAAAGCGATCAAGGCAGCGTATCATTTGACTTTAGTTTCAACCAAGAATCCGGAAGGTATATATCGACTCTCAAAGATCTTAGCAAACGCTATGGGGAAAAATTGATATTCGAATCAACTGATGAAATAATCGAAAAAGGAGATAAAATCGCCTTAATTGGAGCTAATGGAAAAGGTAAGTCCACCTTATTAAGAATGATCGCCAAAACCGAAGATCCGGATTCTGGAACCAGCGAACTTGGTTATAATGTCAATCTAGGCTTTTACGCTCAGCATCAATTGGAATCCTTAAGCTTGGAAAATGAAATACTTGATGAATTAAAGCAGGCTGGCACCGGCAAAACAGAGCAAGAATTGAGAGGCGTCTTAGGCTGTTTCTTATTCACCGGAGATGATATCTACAAAAAAATAAAAATACTATCCGGTGGAGAAAAATCAAGAGTAGCTTTAGCTAAAACACTTATAGGCGAAGCTAATTTTCTTATGCTTGACGAACCGACAAACCACTTGGACATACAATCCATCAATGTTTTGATTCAGGCGCTTCAACAATACAAAGGATCTTATATTGTCATCTCCCATAATAGAGACTTTATCGAACAAGTTGCCAACAAGATTTGGTATATCGAAGATCATAAAGTCAAGTCTTATCCAGGAACATTTCATGAATATCAGTATTGGAGAAATAAAAAACTGGAAGAAGAAAAAAGCGATCTTGCGCCAAGCGAGCCTAAAGAAAAAAAGAGCTCTGAAAAAAATAATTATAAGAACAGCAATAAAAACGCCTCAAAAAATGCTCTTCGCAAGCTTCAGCGAGAACTGGAAGCTATTGAAGAGGAAATACATAGCACGGAAGAAAAAATTGAATCGATCGAAAATGATCTGGGAGATCCTAGCATTTATGATAATTCAGAAAAAATTGCGACATTAAACGAGGACTATACCAATGAAAAAAATAAGCTTGACAAGCTAAATGATCAATGGGAAAATATAGCGCTGGAAATTGAAAGCATCGAACAAGACATTGACTAG
- a CDS encoding lipocalin-like domain-containing protein, whose product MEITKKKIAFSRLNEGVMKFPESHLWNRGGVFSSSHFKEWYDWSGVLKCESTQEQIGVHFRVNQVVKDGKIVFPYQVALINLATGEVFEESDETFKIDTHFDALNGRIEFKYEEPKIWNVGFSEKENQWKVQFLKRNSSIYVDLGMKTPMVPGFKTLTPEGLVTMGMPNGQFFNPFNAHGMAYYYFAPVVNVNGLIRIGEQSYDVDGQLWFDHVWGNFDSPHFFNEKLVHGVLQLDHNAYVSFNMWKDPEGNVVNELNQIVYSGEKGFPNYDKGVNAFKFDESKSVLEVGDNKYEFKDFVEMNNTSIPTMKKKIGSVDLGGKRIGKVYIEIHD is encoded by the coding sequence ATGGAAATAACGAAGAAAAAGATAGCGTTTAGTCGTTTGAACGAGGGGGTAATGAAGTTTCCAGAATCGCACCTTTGGAATAGAGGTGGCGTTTTTTCTTCCTCTCATTTTAAAGAGTGGTATGATTGGTCGGGGGTGTTGAAGTGTGAATCTACTCAAGAGCAAATAGGTGTGCATTTTCGTGTCAATCAGGTGGTTAAAGATGGGAAAATAGTTTTTCCTTATCAAGTAGCCTTAATCAATCTTGCCACAGGGGAGGTATTTGAAGAATCTGATGAGACATTTAAGATAGATACGCATTTTGACGCATTAAATGGAAGAATCGAATTCAAATATGAAGAGCCAAAGATTTGGAATGTTGGCTTTTCAGAAAAAGAAAATCAGTGGAAGGTTCAATTCCTGAAAAGAAACAGCTCTATTTATGTTGATTTGGGTATGAAGACGCCAATGGTTCCCGGCTTTAAAACATTAACGCCAGAAGGCTTGGTGACTATGGGGATGCCTAATGGCCAGTTTTTCAATCCTTTCAATGCGCATGGAATGGCGTATTATTATTTTGCGCCTGTGGTTAATGTGAATGGATTGATCAGAATTGGCGAGCAAAGCTATGATGTTGATGGACAGCTATGGTTTGATCATGTGTGGGGAAATTTTGACAGTCCGCACTTTTTCAATGAAAAATTGGTTCATGGAGTTTTGCAGCTTGATCACAATGCCTATGTTTCTTTCAATATGTGGAAAGACCCTGAGGGCAATGTTGTGAATGAGTTGAATCAAATTGTTTATAGCGGAGAGAAGGGATTCCCTAATTACGATAAGGGAGTTAACGCTTTTAAATTTGATGAATCTAAGTCTGTATTGGAAGTTGGGGATAATAAGTACGAGTTTAAGGATTTTGTCGAGATGAACAATACTAGTATTCCTACCATGAAAAAGAAAATAGGAAGCGTTGACCTTGGTGGCAAAAGAATAGGAAAAGTTTATATTGAAATTCATGATTGA
- a CDS encoding ABC transporter ATP-binding protein, whose amino-acid sequence MENKKISGNLFDIKVLIRLFKFMMPYASKFYLLLFLTISVALLGPIRPYLIQKALDQYVANGNAKGLLIITVIISGILVTQVIFTYIHTYLSGWLGQHLIRDIRVKLYKHLVSLRIKFFDNTPIGQLVTRNVSDIETLAEVFSQGFAAMLADLLQIFFILGLMLYTDWKLTLVSLSTLPILIFCTYVFKEKIKVVFNNVRNAVSKLNTFVQEHITGMKIVQIFNSENREQTKFQNINKQHRDANIKSVLYYSIYFPVAEVIGASATGLLVWYGAQGVISESISVGVLISFIMYISMFFRPIRLIGDRFNTLQMGVVSSSRIFKLLDSSENIPDEGEIKSQHINGEIEFNNVSFAYKDDQYVLKNISFHVPAGQTLALVGATGAGKSSIINLLNRFYDIQDGEINVDRTNIKNYSLECLRENIGVVLQDIFLFSGSILDNITLGNSKISFEQVVKASKLVGAHSFIEQLPGQYNYEVMERGSTLSVGQRQLISFVRVLVYDPKIIVLDEATSSVDSHTEEMIQNAIAQLMSGRTAIVIAHRLATIQQADNILVLDKGEIKEAGNHSQLLAQDGHYKKLHEMQYKEKVRD is encoded by the coding sequence TTGGAAAATAAAAAAATTAGCGGCAATTTATTCGACATCAAGGTTTTGATTAGGCTTTTCAAATTCATGATGCCATATGCCTCAAAATTCTACCTATTACTTTTTCTTACAATTTCTGTTGCATTACTAGGTCCTATTAGACCTTATTTAATACAAAAAGCACTTGACCAATATGTAGCTAATGGCAATGCCAAAGGATTACTGATCATTACCGTTATTATTTCCGGCATATTAGTCACTCAAGTCATATTTACTTACATACACACTTATTTATCTGGCTGGCTTGGGCAACATCTCATCAGAGATATAAGAGTAAAGCTCTACAAACATCTTGTCTCTTTAAGAATCAAATTCTTCGACAATACGCCGATAGGCCAGCTGGTAACTAGAAATGTTTCTGACATTGAAACACTAGCTGAAGTATTTAGTCAAGGCTTTGCCGCTATGCTAGCTGATTTGCTCCAAATATTCTTCATTTTGGGCCTTATGCTTTATACTGACTGGAAACTAACTCTGGTATCATTATCTACATTGCCAATTCTTATTTTTTGCACGTATGTATTCAAAGAAAAAATCAAAGTCGTTTTCAATAATGTTAGAAATGCAGTTTCCAAGCTAAATACTTTCGTTCAGGAACATATTACAGGAATGAAAATTGTCCAGATTTTCAATAGTGAAAACAGGGAGCAAACAAAATTCCAAAATATCAACAAACAACATAGGGACGCCAACATCAAATCCGTTCTCTATTATTCCATTTACTTCCCTGTAGCTGAAGTCATAGGAGCTTCTGCCACTGGACTATTAGTCTGGTATGGCGCTCAAGGAGTTATCAGCGAATCGATAAGCGTGGGTGTGTTGATCTCATTCATTATGTATATCTCCATGTTCTTCAGGCCAATAAGGCTAATCGGAGATCGGTTCAACACTTTGCAAATGGGTGTGGTCAGCTCGTCCAGAATCTTCAAGCTACTGGACAGTAGTGAAAATATACCAGACGAAGGCGAAATAAAATCTCAACATATAAATGGTGAAATAGAATTTAATAATGTAAGTTTTGCTTATAAAGATGATCAATATGTATTAAAAAACATTTCTTTTCATGTTCCAGCAGGCCAAACTTTAGCCCTTGTCGGAGCTACAGGAGCAGGAAAATCATCAATAATAAACTTACTCAATCGATTTTATGACATTCAGGATGGGGAGATCAATGTTGACCGAACAAACATAAAAAACTATTCTTTAGAATGCCTTAGAGAAAACATTGGGGTGGTGCTTCAAGACATCTTCCTATTTTCAGGCAGCATCTTGGATAATATTACTTTAGGCAATTCTAAAATCAGTTTTGAGCAAGTAGTTAAAGCATCCAAACTCGTTGGAGCCCACTCGTTCATTGAACAACTTCCCGGTCAATACAATTATGAAGTAATGGAAAGAGGCTCAACTCTTTCCGTCGGACAAAGACAGCTGATTTCATTCGTCAGAGTACTTGTATATGATCCAAAAATCATAGTCCTAGATGAAGCGACGTCTTCCGTTGATAGTCATACAGAAGAAATGATTCAGAATGCAATTGCGCAATTAATGAGCGGCAGAACAGCGATTGTTATTGCCCACCGACTTGCAACCATACAGCAAGCGGACAATATCCTTGTTCTGGATAAAGGAGAAATCAAAGAAGCCGGCAATCATTCCCAATTGCTTGCGCAGGATGGCCATTATAAAAAACTGCATGAAATGCAATACAAAGAAAAAGTGCGAGATTAA
- the truA gene encoding tRNA pseudouridine(38-40) synthase TruA has translation MRYFLEIAYKGTAYHGWQIQNNASSVQGEIQEALSKILREKIEITGSGRTDTGVHALQQFAHFDYNSSLDLNLTTYKLNSILPKNIAIIRTSQVKDEAHARFDADKRSYIYKLHTFKDPFTENSSHYHRESLNLEQMNIACEHLLGRKDFKCFSKVKTEVNNFFCEITNAQWIQTSSNNFEFHISANRFLRNMVRAIVGTLLEIGTGKQKPEHILHVIEAKSRQKAGKSVPACGLYLSKVEYDNSIYM, from the coding sequence ATGAGATATTTTCTTGAAATCGCCTACAAAGGCACCGCTTATCACGGTTGGCAAATTCAAAATAACGCATCTAGCGTGCAAGGTGAAATACAAGAAGCGCTAAGTAAAATATTGAGAGAAAAAATTGAAATCACAGGTAGCGGAAGAACAGATACTGGTGTTCATGCTCTACAACAATTTGCGCATTTTGACTATAATTCTTCTCTTGATTTGAATTTAACAACCTATAAGCTCAACTCTATTTTACCTAAAAATATCGCCATAATTCGCACTTCTCAAGTTAAAGATGAAGCTCATGCCCGATTTGACGCTGATAAAAGGAGCTATATATATAAACTGCATACTTTTAAAGATCCGTTTACCGAAAATTCATCGCATTACCATAGAGAAAGCTTGAACTTGGAGCAAATGAATATAGCTTGCGAACACTTGCTTGGCAGAAAAGATTTTAAGTGTTTTAGCAAAGTCAAAACCGAGGTTAACAATTTTTTCTGTGAAATCACAAATGCTCAATGGATTCAAACTTCTTCAAATAATTTTGAGTTTCATATATCCGCTAATAGATTTTTGCGTAATATGGTCAGGGCAATTGTTGGAACTCTGCTTGAAATTGGAACCGGCAAACAAAAACCTGAACATATCCTGCATGTTATTGAGGCAAAAAGCAGGCAAAAAGCTGGCAAGAGCGTGCCTGCATGCGGACTTTATTTATCCAAAGTGGAATACGACAATAGTATTTACATGTGA
- a CDS encoding DUF4293 domain-containing protein, which yields MIQRIQTVFLVLVVVLLGAAMFLPTFAGNVQELTLFGLKKVVAGKEIQSEFMPYGIAGILASVSLLIAIAEIVSFKNRVLQLKLGLFNSLLLLINMAGSFYFAYSLKAEVLGVKMELGPKLGIFLLMGAVVLNQLASKFIRKDDNLVKSVDRIR from the coding sequence ATGATACAAAGAATTCAAACCGTATTTCTGGTTTTGGTAGTGGTATTGCTGGGAGCAGCAATGTTCTTGCCTACATTTGCAGGCAATGTACAAGAACTCACTTTGTTTGGACTGAAAAAAGTAGTTGCAGGCAAAGAGATACAGAGCGAATTTATGCCGTATGGAATTGCGGGAATTTTAGCTTCTGTTTCATTATTGATCGCGATAGCAGAGATCGTTTCATTTAAAAATAGAGTATTGCAACTTAAGCTTGGTTTGTTCAACTCTTTGTTGCTATTGATAAATATGGCAGGTAGTTTCTATTTCGCATATTCGTTGAAAGCTGAAGTGCTTGGAGTGAAAATGGAGCTAGGTCCAAAGTTGGGAATCTTTTTATTGATGGGAGCGGTTGTTCTTAATCAATTGGCTTCCAAGTTTATTCGAAAGGATGACAATTTGGTGAAGTCGGTAGATAGAATAAGATAA
- a CDS encoding UbiA family prenyltransferase — protein MSTLYSRYIVLGARLFRGKELSIMTFAFALASLCFVLKWEYQGWGTYTYLTLMVLWLTNVFLLSGAFVSNDYHDIKFDYINKPEKVIIGNELSRRKAILTQWGLTLVGLLLSMAISWKALIFFMFFSIVLWSYTVYFKRTFIWGNIVAGLLGAGFMLQFSLVFDLKAMPLYIYSMFAFIFVMLKDLIKDLVNYYGEKAGGVDSMPVRLGIRRSKQVIMYVLVFFVLLWSIFLIYYFQGFYLAIAFILMLPILLFVKVLRNADTRTKFRRVAFWFDLLTVYGMVSMFFLKI, from the coding sequence ATGAGTACGCTTTATTCAAGATATATCGTTTTAGGTGCAAGACTGTTTAGAGGAAAAGAATTGAGCATTATGACCTTTGCTTTCGCTTTAGCCTCTTTATGTTTTGTGTTAAAGTGGGAATATCAAGGCTGGGGAACGTACACATATTTGACTTTGATGGTATTGTGGCTCACGAATGTGTTTTTACTTTCCGGGGCATTTGTGAGCAATGATTACCATGATATAAAGTTTGATTACATCAATAAGCCTGAGAAGGTGATCATTGGCAACGAACTAAGCCGTAGGAAAGCTATATTGACTCAATGGGGCTTGACATTGGTGGGGCTTTTATTGTCAATGGCAATTTCATGGAAGGCGCTGATTTTTTTTATGTTCTTTTCTATTGTGCTGTGGAGTTATACGGTTTATTTTAAGAGGACTTTTATTTGGGGAAATATTGTGGCGGGCTTGCTGGGCGCAGGCTTTATGTTGCAATTTAGTTTGGTGTTTGACCTCAAAGCAATGCCTCTGTACATTTACTCAATGTTTGCATTCATTTTTGTGATGTTAAAGGACCTGATTAAGGATCTGGTGAACTATTATGGAGAGAAGGCAGGTGGCGTGGATTCAATGCCTGTAAGATTGGGAATTAGGCGTTCCAAGCAAGTAATAATGTATGTATTGGTATTTTTTGTCTTGCTGTGGAGTATTTTTTTGATTTATTATTTTCAAGGGTTCTATCTAGCGATAGCTTTTATTCTTATGTTGCCGATTCTTCTTTTTGTGAAAGTATTAAGGAATGCCGACACGAGAACAAAATTTCGACGAGTGGCCTTTTGGTTTGACCTTTTGACTGTCTACGGAATGGTAAGCATGTTTTTTCTTAAAATTTAA
- the purN gene encoding phosphoribosylglycinamide formyltransferase has translation MSSPKKIAILASGSGTNAQKIFETFESDDDVKVVALMSNKSDAYALKRAENFNIPTFVFNREDSNSGKLLERLNAYEVDLVVLAGFLWKIPDNITKVYKNRIINIHPSLLPKYGGKGMYGMNVHQAVVDAKEKESGITIHYVNEFYDEGEVIFQATCEVLPTDTPDSLAQKIHALEYANFPRVIKETLSAM, from the coding sequence ATGTCGAGCCCAAAGAAAATAGCAATACTTGCTTCTGGTAGCGGAACTAATGCTCAGAAAATTTTTGAAACATTTGAAAGTGACGATGACGTGAAAGTCGTAGCTTTGATGTCTAATAAAAGCGATGCTTATGCGTTGAAGAGAGCTGAGAATTTTAATATTCCTACATTCGTTTTTAATAGAGAAGACTCTAATAGTGGGAAGCTGTTGGAAAGGCTTAATGCATACGAGGTAGACTTGGTGGTTTTGGCTGGTTTTTTATGGAAAATTCCTGACAATATCACTAAAGTGTATAAAAATAGAATAATCAATATTCACCCGTCATTGCTTCCCAAGTATGGAGGAAAAGGCATGTATGGAATGAATGTGCATCAAGCAGTAGTGGATGCTAAGGAAAAAGAATCGGGAATTACTATACACTATGTCAACGAATTTTATGATGAAGGTGAAGTGATATTCCAAGCTACATGCGAAGTGCTTCCAACAGACACGCCAGATTCTTTGGCTCAGAAAATCCATGCTTTGGAATACGCTAATTTTCCGAGAGTTATCAAGGAAACATTGAGTGCCATGTAA
- the purH gene encoding bifunctional phosphoribosylaminoimidazolecarboxamide formyltransferase/IMP cyclohydrolase: MERKKIKSALISVFYKDNLAPIVKLLGEHGVTIYSTGGTQKFIEDQGVEVEAVEDLTAYPSILGGRVKTLHPKVFGGILNRRDNETDQQQIEEFEIPSIDLVIVDLYPFEETVASGAPEQDIIEKIDIGGISLIRAAAKNFKDVLIVSSRDQYQKVEELLREKECATELSDRRSFSADAFNVSSHYDSAIFNYFNQEENIPALKVSETNAKVLRYGENPHQKGVFYGKLDEMFDQLNGKEVSYNNLVDIDAAVSLIEEFDKDEAAFAILKHTNACGVAIGSDVRDAYLKAFASDTISAFGGILITNQAVTLEAAEEINKLFCEVLIAPGFDEEALDLLKSKKNRIILKQKQSLSGEKQFKSLLNGVIEQDRDLITDSADKLEVVTKVAPTADEVDALVFASKVCKHTKSNAIVLAKNGQLLASGVGQTSRVDALRQAIEKAKSFGFDLKGAVMASDAFFPFPDCVEIADGEGIEAVIQPGGSVKDQLSVDYCDAHGMKMVFTGTRHFKH; this comes from the coding sequence ATGGAAAGAAAAAAAATCAAGTCAGCTTTAATTTCCGTATTTTACAAGGACAACCTAGCACCAATAGTTAAACTATTGGGAGAGCATGGTGTGACAATTTATTCTACAGGAGGCACGCAGAAGTTTATTGAAGATCAAGGAGTAGAAGTAGAGGCCGTAGAGGACTTGACAGCGTATCCGTCAATATTGGGAGGAAGAGTTAAGACTTTGCATCCAAAAGTATTTGGTGGTATTCTGAACAGAAGAGACAATGAAACAGATCAGCAACAAATTGAAGAGTTTGAGATCCCTTCAATTGATCTTGTGATTGTTGATTTGTACCCATTTGAAGAAACAGTTGCTTCGGGAGCTCCTGAACAAGACATTATTGAGAAAATTGATATTGGAGGAATTTCCTTGATTAGAGCAGCTGCGAAAAATTTCAAGGATGTATTGATTGTCTCATCAAGAGATCAATATCAAAAAGTGGAGGAGTTGTTGAGAGAGAAGGAATGCGCTACTGAGTTGAGCGATAGAAGAAGCTTTTCAGCTGATGCGTTTAATGTATCTTCTCATTATGATTCTGCTATTTTCAATTACTTCAATCAAGAGGAAAATATTCCTGCCTTAAAAGTTAGTGAAACAAACGCGAAGGTATTGAGATATGGGGAGAACCCTCATCAAAAGGGTGTTTTCTATGGCAAGTTGGATGAGATGTTTGACCAATTGAATGGCAAAGAAGTTTCTTACAATAATTTGGTAGACATTGATGCGGCGGTTTCATTGATCGAAGAGTTTGACAAGGACGAAGCTGCGTTTGCTATTTTGAAGCATACCAATGCGTGCGGAGTTGCTATAGGCAGCGATGTTAGAGATGCTTATCTAAAGGCATTTGCATCTGATACTATATCCGCATTTGGAGGAATTTTGATTACAAATCAAGCGGTGACTCTTGAAGCGGCTGAGGAAATAAACAAATTGTTCTGCGAGGTTTTGATCGCGCCAGGTTTTGACGAAGAAGCTTTGGACTTGTTGAAGTCTAAAAAGAACCGTATCATTCTTAAGCAAAAGCAAAGCTTAAGCGGAGAGAAGCAGTTCAAGAGTTTGTTGAATGGTGTTATTGAGCAAGATAGAGATTTAATTACTGATTCCGCGGATAAATTGGAAGTTGTGACTAAAGTTGCACCAACTGCAGATGAAGTTGATGCTTTAGTGTTTGCCAGCAAAGTGTGCAAGCATACTAAGTCCAATGCAATAGTTCTGGCGAAAAATGGACAATTATTGGCAAGTGGTGTTGGACAAACTTCAAGAGTTGACGCGCTAAGACAAGCTATTGAAAAAGCAAAGTCTTTTGGATTTGATTTGAAAGGCGCTGTAATGGCTTCTGATGCATTTTTCCCATTCCCGGATTGCGTGGAGATTGCAGATGGTGAAGGTATTGAAGCGGTGATTCAACCAGGTGGTTCTGTTAAAGACCAGCTTTCTGTAGACTATTGCGATGCACATGGCATGAAAATGGTCTTCACAGGAACAAGACACTTTAAGCATTAA